A genomic segment from Tessaracoccus defluvii encodes:
- a CDS encoding type II toxin-antitoxin system RelE/ParE family toxin, with translation MSNYRLSPAAQRDLSSIWDSTEERRDIRQAETYVTEIRSAIERIADDPRRGRSCDEIRVGYRRYGIGSHAPFYVERAGGVDVIRILHQRMDPTRHL, from the coding sequence GTGAGCAACTACCGTCTCTCCCCAGCCGCGCAGCGCGACCTCTCGTCGATCTGGGACTCCACCGAGGAGCGCAGGGACATCCGCCAAGCAGAGACATATGTGACAGAGATCAGGTCTGCGATTGAACGTATCGCCGACGATCCTCGTCGCGGGCGCTCCTGCGACGAGATCCGCGTCGGCTATCGGCGGTATGGCATTGGCAGCCACGCGCCTTTCTACGTCGAACGCGCCGGCGGCGTCGACGTCATCCGGATTCTGCATCAACGGATGGACCCGACGAGGCACCTGTAA